Proteins found in one Oryza glaberrima chromosome 4, OglaRS2, whole genome shotgun sequence genomic segment:
- the LOC127769603 gene encoding mediator of RNA polymerase II transcription subunit 7a-like has product MATSSAYPPPPPYYRLYKDYEKDPSSAPEPPPPVDGPYQLFGATYTTDVVLPSLEDQGVRQLYPKSPDIDFKKELRTLNRELQLHILELADILVERPSQYARRVEDISLIFKNLHHLLNSLRPHQARATLIHMLENQIQRRKQAIEDIKQRREEAQKLLGESLLILDGNQPSLPAM; this is encoded by the exons ATGGCCACATCGTCAGCAtatcctccacctcctccatatTACCGACTATACAAGGATTACGAAAAGGATCCCTCATCTGCACCTGAACCTCCACCGCCAGTTGATGGACCATATCAACTCTTCGGTGCTACCTACACA ACAGATGTGGTGCTCCCAAGCTTAGAGGATCAAGGTGTTCGTCAGCTTTATCCGAAGAGCCCAGATATCG ATTTCAAAAAGGAGCTAAGGACCCTGAACAGAGAGCTTCAGCTCCATATTTTGGAGCTAGCAGATATTTTAGTGGAAAGACCATCACAGTATGCTCGTAGGGTAGAGGATATTTCACTCATTTTCAAGAACTTGCACCACCTTCTTAATTCCTTACGACCTCACCAA GCCAGAGCCACTCTGATTCACATGCTTGAGAACCAAATTCAGCGTCGGAAACAAGCAATTGAAGATATAAAGCA gaggagagaggaggcacAAAAGCTACTTGGGGAATCACTGCTAATCTTAGATGGAAACCAGCCGAGTTTGCCTGCAATGTGA
- the LOC127770501 gene encoding 26S proteasome non-ATPase regulatory subunit 7 homolog A, with translation MDVVKAAQLSGRTLEKVVVHPLVLLSIVDHYNRVARDTRKRVVGVLLGTSSRGSVDVTNSYAVPFEEDDKDPRIWFLDHNYHESMFSMFKRINAKEHVVGWYSTGPKLRENDLDIHALFNNYVPNPVLVIIDVQPKELGIPTKAYYAVEEVKENATQKSQKVFVHVPSEIAAHEVEEIGVEHLLRDVKDTTISTLATEVTSKLAALKGLDARLREIRGYLDLVIEGKLPLNHEILYHLQDVFNLLPNLNVNELIKAFAVKTNDMMLVIYLSSLIRSVIALHNLINNKMLNKEHEKAEDSKPTAIPSAAGS, from the exons atggacgTGGTGAAGGCGGCGCAGCTCTCGGGGCGGACGCtggagaaggtggtggtgcACCCGCTGGTGCTGCTCAGCATCGTCGACCACTACAACCGCGTCGCCCGCGACACCCGCAAGCGCGTCGTCGGCGTGCTCCTCGGCACCTCCTCCCGCGGCTCCGTCGATGTCACCAACTCCTACGCCG TGCCGTTTGAAGAGGATGACAAGGATCCGAGGATCTGGTTCCTCGATCATAATTACCACGAATCGATGTTTTCCATGTTCAAGAGGATCAACG CCAAGGAGCATGTTGTTGGCTGGTACAGCACCGGTCCAAAACTCAGGGAGAACGACTTGGATATACACGCACTATTCAATAA CTATGTTCCTAACCCTGTCCTGGTGATTATTGATGTTCAACCCAAGGAGTTAGGAATACCCACCAAAGCATACTATGCTGTGGAGGAGGTTAAAGAG AATGCTACTCAAAAAAGTCAAAAGGTGTTTGTTCATGTTCCTTCAGAAATAGCTGCCCACGAGGTTGAGGAAATCG GAGTTGAGCATCTTCTGAGGGATGTCAAGGACACAACAATAAGCACGCTTGCGACAGAG GTAACCAGCAAGCTTGCAGCCTTGAAAGGACTGGACGCAAGGCTCAGGGAGATCCGTGGGTACTTAGATCTTGTAATTGAAGGGAAGCTCCCACTGAATCATGAGATTTTGTACCACTTGCAG gATGTGTTTAATCTGCTCCCCAATCTCAATGTAAACGAGCTTATTAAAGCCTTTGCAG TTAAAACAAACGATATGATGTTGGTCATATACTTGTCTTCTCTTATCCGGAGTGTCATCGCACTCCATAACTTGATCAATAACAAG ATGCTAAACAAGGAGCATGAGAAAGCCGAGGATTCGAAGCCAACCGCCATACCTAGTGCTGCTGGGAGCTGA
- the LOC127770503 gene encoding uncharacterized protein LOC127770503, translating to MAFSSFSWPFRRRGGGGGGGPSKPSASSAAAAAAAAGNEEEELGVTPQLLDFLRTLSPDSFKSSALQLQGVEVGDLTGWQERHAVLVLSKAKELAKIRYDLCPRHMKDKQFWRIYFLLAKSYTSPYELRAIQKEKVRRMETENGKAKDVTTVEVEMQESKCGRDSQTLPGDEESQDS from the exons ATGGCCTTCTCCTCTTTCTCGTGGCCGttccgccgccgaggcggcggaggcggaggcggcccgAGCAaaccctccgcctcctccgccgccgccgccgccgccgcggccgggaacgaggaggaggagctgggcGTGACGCCGCAGCTGCTCGACTTCCTCCGGACGCTCTCCCCGGACTCCTTCAAGTCCTCCGCGCTCCAGCTCCAAG GGGTGGAAGTTGGCGACCTCACCGGCTGGCAGGAGCGGCACGCCGTGCTCGTGCTCTCCAAAGCCAAG GAATTGGCCAAGATCCGGTACGATCTGTGCCCGCGCCACATGAAGGATAAGCAGTTCTGGAGGATATACTTTCTGCTCGCTAAGAGTTACACTTCTCC gtATGAGCTACGAGCCATACAAAAGGAGAAGGTAAGAAGGATGGAGACAGAAAATGGGAAGGCAAAAGATGTGACTACTGTTGAGGTCGAGATGCAAGAATCAAAATGCGGTAGGGATTCTCAAACGTTACCAGGTGATGAAGAATCTCAAGATTCATAG
- the LOC127770502 gene encoding uncharacterized protein LOC127770502, producing the protein MRKLRFHEQKLLKKTNFLDFKREKGHRDAIVTQRYLLVERDDYKKYNGICLMVQKLVNIIKQMDPRDPYRAEMTDMLLDKLYNMGVIPTKKSLLTCEKLSVSSFCRRRLATVMVKLKFAEHLKEAVTYIQQGHVRVGPETVTDPAFLVTRNMEDFITWVDSSKIKRKVQEYNGELDDFDAMA; encoded by the exons ATGAGGAAGCTCAGGTTCCACGAGCAGAAGCTACTCAAGAAGACCAACTTCCTCGACTTCAAGAGGGAGAAAGGCCACCGCGACGCCATCGTCACGCAGCGCTACCTCCTCGTCGAGAGAGACGACTACAAGAA GTACAATGGCATATGCCTGATGGTGCAAAAGCTCGTCAACATTATAAAGCAAATGGACCCGAGAGACCCTTACAGAGCGGAGATGACAGACATGTTGCTCGATAAGCT GTACAACATGGGTGTAATTCCAACAAAAAAGAGCCTGTTAACATGTGAAAAACTTTCAGTGAGCTCCTTTTGCag GCGGAGGCTTGCAACAGTCATGGTGAAGCTCAAGTTCGCGGAGCACCTTAAAGAGGCCGTGACATACATACAGCAGGGTCATGTGCGTGTAGGCCCAGAGACAGTCACCGATCCAGCCTTTCTTGTAACCAGGAACATGGAGGATTTCATCACCTGGGTTGACTCCTCAAAGATCAAGAGAAAGGTCCAGGAGTATAATGGTGAATTGGACGATTTTGATGCTATGGCTTGA
- the LOC127771407 gene encoding indole-3-acetic acid-induced protein ARG7-like, with product MAKCSKIRYIVWLRQTLRRWRSRAAARAAAEAVPAGHVAVCVGGASRRFVVRAAHLNHPVFRELLRQAEEEYGFPSGAYCGPIALPCDEGLFEHVLRHLSSPSSAARFVTLEDIQSGALSCCCAAAGDALPLLRGIATDKAVW from the coding sequence atggCCAAATGCAGCAAGATCCGCTACATCGTCTGGCTCCGGCAGacgctgcggcggtggcggtcccgggccgcggcgcgcgcggcggcggaggcggtgccgGCGGGGCACGTGGCGGTGTGCGTGGGCGGGGCGTCGCGGCGGTTCGTGGTGCGGGCGGCGCACCTGAACCACCCGGTGTTCAGGGAGCTGCTCcggcaggcggaggaggagtaCGGCTTCCCGTCGGGCGCCTACTGTGGCCCCATCGCGCTCCCCTGCGACGAGGGCCTCTTCGAGCACGTCCTCCGGCAcctctcctcgccgtcctccgccgcgcggTTCGTCACCCTCGAGGACATCCAGAGCGGCGCCCTCtcctgctgctgcgccgccgccggcgacgccctcccgCTCCTCCGCGGCATTGCCACCGACAAGGCCGTGTGGTGA